The genomic stretch GAGCAAGCAGGCGCTCAACCCCGGCCCCGGCTTCGGCGCCTATGGCATCGCCAAGGCGGCCCTGATGGCTCTGATGCGCCAGTACGCCCTCGAGGGCGGTCGCGAAGGGGTGCGCGCCAATGCCATCAATGCCGATCGCATCCGCTCCGGCCTGCTGGATGAGGGCATGATCCAGGAACGCTCCGCCGCCCGGGGCGTCAGCGAGAAGGCCTACATGGCCGGCAACCTGCTGGGTGAGGAGGTGCGGGCCAGCGATGTGGCGGAGGCCTTCGTGGCCCTGGCCCTGATGGAGCGCACCACCGGCGCGGTGCTGACCGTCGATGGGGGCAACGTGGCGGCGATGGTGCGCTGAGGGCCTCAGGCCGGGCTTCGGGACCCGGCCATCAGGGCCAGGCCCAGCCCTCCCCAGAGGAGCACCAGCGCCAGGCAGAGCCCGGTCCAGGCCGGCAGCCCCCAGCTGCTCACCGCCAGCGGCGCCACCACCGTGATCACTCCTCCGGCCACGATCGGCTGGAGCAGCAGTTGCTTGATCGAAAACGGCTGCAGGGCTTCGCTGCGATCCAGTGGATCAGCCATGCGCAGCAGCAGCAGTCCGCTGGCCGCCACGCCGGTGGCCTGGCCGAACTCGATGATCCCCCGCTCGAACCAGGCCGAAGGCAGGATGCGCGGGGCCAGCAGCAGCAACACCCCCAGGTTCCAGGCCAGACCGGCCAGGGCCAGGGCCGTGAGCGACATCCAGTCGTGAGCCAGCAGGGTCAGATCCAGGCAGGCGGTGGCTGCCGTGATCAGCAGATCGGCCGACACCGTGCCCAGGCGGTTCTGCACCCGGGTCGAGACCCAGTGGTCCTTGCCGGAACGCTCCAGCAGCCAGCGCACCAGCAGCGATCCCACCAGGGCCAGGGGGAACACCGGGAACACATCGACCACCATCGCCAGCCCCCCGCCCACGTGGTCGGCCACCCGCCGCAGACCGGCAAGGGCCACCACGCCGAAGGCCACGGCGAGTCCCGTCAGGGCCAGGTTGAGGGCCAGGGCCGAAAGCCTCAGCTCCGGCGGTGGGGGCAAGGGTGGCTCGGCCTGGGCGGCAAGCGCCTCAGCCTGCTGGGGCGTGACGCCCTCCTCCGGCTCAGGGGGGTTCGCCACGCCTGAGGCGATGGTGGACCCTCCCATCAGCCAGCCCCGGCTGCGGGCCAGCACCACCACCAGCCCCCCCACCACCGTGGAGATCAGCAACCCCACCGTGGCCATGGCCAGACCCAGGGCCTCGCCGCCTTCGAAGCCCAGGCTGGCGTAGCTGGCGCCCATGGCGGCGGCCGAGCCGTGCCCCCCCTCGTAGGCCACCTCGATCAGGCAGGCCATCAACGGATGGACTCCCAGCAGCGGCTGCAGCACCAGCAGCACCACCAGGCCACCCACCAGGTACTGACCGAAGGCCAGGGTGAGGGCCAGCAGCACCTGGGCCGAGAGCGGCCGCCAGAGCCCGGCCGGTCTGGGCAGGGGTTTGGCCAGCAACAGCGTGGCGAACACCAGGGTGAGCAGCACCATCGGCAGCTGATCCCAGATGTCGATCACGGGTTGGCTGAGCAGGGGCACCAGCCCCGCCGGCGCCACCAGCAGGCCGAGCACTCCGGCCAGCAGGGCCTCGGGAATGCCCCAGTGGCGCAGTCCGAGCACATCACCGAGGCTGCGGCCCACCACCAGCACCAGACCAAGGGCCACCAGCGCCACGGCCGGCGTCTCCACGGCCTCCACCAGAATCCTGACGCTGACTGGGATGAACGGCATCAGAGGGCTAGGTGCTTCCGGAAGAAAGCCTCTGTGGCCTCCAGCACCTCAATCTGCACGGTGCCGCTGCGGAAGCCATGGCCTTCACCCGGAAAGCGATGCAGTTCCACGGGGATCCGGTTCTGCACCAGAGCCTCCACGATCCGTTCGGTCTGGGCTGGGGGGACCACCTTGTCCTCGAGACCCTGGAAGAAAATCACCGGGCAGCGGATCCGCTCGGCGTGGTGGAGCGGGGATCGGGCCTCATAGATGGCCCGTGCTGCCGGCCAGGGACCCACGAGGCCGTCGAGGTAGCGGGCCTCGAAGCGGTGACTGCTGTCGGCCAGGCTGGCGAGGTCGGCCACGGCGTAGCGGCACGCCCCCGCACGGAACACATCGCTGAAGCAGAGGGCGGCCAGCACGGTGAACCCACCGGCGCTGCCTCCTTCGATCGCGATCCGCTCAGGGCTGGCGCGGCCCGTGGCCACCAGGGCGCGGGCCGCCGCGGAGCAGTCGGCCACATCCACCACACCCCAGAGCCCATCGAGCCTTTCGCGGTAGGCCCGCCCGAAGCCCGTGGAGCCGCCGTAGTTCACATCCACCACGCCCCAGCCCCGGCTGGTCCAGTACTGAATGGCCGGATTCAGACCGGTGCCGGCCATGCCCGTCGGTCCGCTGTGACCCTTCACCAGCAGCGGCGCACCGGCGTTGCCTCCCCCCTGAGGGGGGTGATACCAGGCGTGGGTGGGGCGGCCTCCGTAGCCCTCGAACCAGAGCGCCTCAGCCGGCTGTCCGCCGTCCGCCGGGATGGAGTGAGCCAGCGGACGGCGGACAGCCGCCGGCACCCCCGCCAGGTCGGCGGCCGCCTGGTGCCGCCAACGGCCCCTGGCCAGATCCAGGCTGAGCAGGCCCGCCTCGGTGCTGGCGTCGGCGGCCACCGCCACCAGCTGGCCGTTCTCGGCCCAGAGCCCCTCGAGATCATCGAAGGGGCAGGGGATCGGCTCCCAGCGAGCCAGGGCTGGCTCCGTTCCGCCGTCTGGGTCACGGGTGTTGAGCAGCACGCGGCCCAGCTGCCAGCGGCCCTGCACGCAGGCGGCCGCCACCAGCTGGCGGCCATCCCAGGCAGTGGTGAGCATCCCGTACACCCACTGCGGCATGCCGAACTCCGCCTCCATCGGCAGCAGCCGCTGCCAGGCCCCAGCGCCTGTGGCCTCCAGCCTCTCCAGGTTCCACCAGCCGTGGCGGTCGTTGGCCACCACCAGATCCCCGTTCGCCAGCCAGAGGGGCTGGAAGACCGAGCAGGCCGCCGGCTGGCCCGCCGTGCCGGAGCCGGCGATGAGCCGCGCCGGACCCAGCTCTCCTCCGGGCAGCACGTCCGCCAGCCAGAGCTGGCTGCGCTCCCAGGGCATGTGCGGCTGCTGCCACTCCACCCAGGCGAGACGGCCGCCATCGGGGCTCAGCACGGCATAGCCGCAGAAGTCGAGGGCCTGGCGCAGCAGCTGCGGTTCACCCCCCTCCAGGGGCACGGCCACCAGCTGATCGAGCCCGCCGGCCTCCATCACCCCGATCCAGCGCCGTCGCCGCCCATCGATCAACCCATCGGCGAAGGCGCGCTCCCCCGGCTCGGTGAGCCGCATGGGCTGAGCCGACGGCCGCTCGGTCTCGAGACGCCAGAGGCAGCGATCGCGATCGTTCACCACCACCACAGGCCCGCCCGCGCTGGCTCCGGCCGGTCCCCGGTCCACCGCCACCACACCGCCGCCGTATTCATGGACGCGGCTGCGCAGGTTCCAGTCGCCGGGCGTGAGCTCGATCGCCTCGGCTGTGGGCGAGGGTCTCATCATCAAGGTGGTGCGCCCCTGCTCGGCGGGGCGTTGCTCCAGCCAGAACAGCCGGCCTCGGTGCAGCTGGGGTTCCTTGATCCGCGGCGTGCGACCCACCACCTCCGACGCCTCCAGGGGCCGGCCCGGCCCGGCTCCTGCACCCTGCCCTGAACCGTGCCCCACCAGCGGCTCCTACAATCACACCATCGTTTCAGGTGACGCTTTGGCCAGCAGCTTCGCCAAGATGGCCCGACAGGCGGAGCAGACCAGCCGCACGGTCCAGGTCCCCAAGCAGGTGCTCGACACCCCTCCGCTGACGATTCACAGGCTGGGCGATCAGGTGCTGCGCCAGCCCGCCAAGCGCATCAGCAAGGTGGATGAATCGGTTCGTGAGCTGGCCCGCGACATGTTGCGCAGCATGTACAGCGCCCACGGCATCGGCCTGGCCGCACCCCAGGTGGGGGTGCACAAGCAGTTGCTGGTGATCGACCTCGATCCCGAGAACCCCGCCACGCCACCGATGGTGCTGGTGAATCCGGAACTGAACGCCACCAGCGCGGCGCTCAACACCTATGAGGAGGGCTGTCTGAGCATTCCCGGGGTCTACCTCTCCGTGGTGCGCCCGAGCGAGGCAGAGGTCAGTTACCGCGACGAGCAGGGGCGCCCACGCCGCATCAAGGCCGATGGCCTCCTCGCCCGCTGCATCCTCCACGAGATGGACCATCTCAAGGGGGTGCTCTTCGTCGATCTGGTCAGCGATGAGCTCAGTCTCAACGAGGAGCTCAAGGATCACGGCTTCCGCCGTGATGATGTCCACTCCCAGCGCTGATTCCCCATGCCGATGCAACCCCTCGCAGGGGTCTTTCTCGGGCTCGCCTGCCTGCTTGGCATCGCCGCCACCGGCTCGGTCTTCGAGCTCTCCTACGGCGAGCCTGACCTGGGGGTGCTCACCACGCGGCTGATTCTGGCGGCCTGTCTGCCCGGCACCCTGATCAGCCTGCTGGTCGCAATTCGTCTCAACAAGGCCAGCTGAGCGCCCCTGGCGGCACTTGATCTCACTTCTACGATCGGGCTCACCTCGTCTCGTTCACCGATGCGCGTCGCGCCACTGCCGCTCCTCCTGCGATCGTTCAGCACGCTGCTGTCCCCCCTGCCGGCAGTGCTGGTGCTGGGTGTTGCCGCCGCCGGCCCCGTCGCCGCCCAGGGAGCTCTGTTCAGTGCCCGTGACCTGGATCAGTCGAAGTTCGTGATGGTGGCGGCGCCGATCGGCGATGGCCTTCGCGCCCAGCTGAACATCTACGAGCAGGTGAGTGACCGCCGTCCCTGCTTCTCCACCAACGGCTCGTCGCCGACCCGGGTGGAGCCCCTGCTGGCCACCTTTGACTTCACCGGCATCTGCTCCCGCTACATGGATGGCAACGGCTATTCCCTGCGGGTGGGCGGCAGCGATCTGGGCACCGTGTACAGGCTGAGCGTGGTGCGGCAGGGCAGCGACAACATCCTGCTGGCCGCACCGGGCCGCAACCAGGCGGGTCCCGAGGTGGTGGTGGCCCGCACCCAGGGCCACAGCGACGGTTTCCTGCTGTTCGTTCCCGAACCGGGCTGGAAGCTGATGCGCCGCCACTTCGGCAACCGCGCCCTGGGGCATGTCTACCTGTACCGGGAGACCTGGCCGGGCCAGGAGGCCGCCCAGTCCGAGGCTCAGGCCCCAGCCGCCACCACCACCTCAGGTCAGGCTCCAGCAACCAGTCCGCCTGCGGTCTCCCCCGCCCCGGCCACTCCGGTGACCCTTTCGCCGATCCCCAGCTCCAAGGCCCAGCCGTGATCGGGGGCCGTTGAGCCGATTGCTACATTGACGTTCAACAAGCCCCACTGCGTGGTTCATGACCCAGGTCACCGTCGGCGAAAACGAAGGCATCGAGTCGGCCCTGCGCCGCTTCAAGCGGCAGGTGTCCAAAGCCGGCATCTTCGCCGACCTCAAGCGCCTGCGTCACCACGAGACGCCAACCGAGAAGTACAAGCGCAAGGCCCAGCAGCGTCGTCGTCGCCGCTGATCGCCCGCGGGGCTCGACCTGAACCTGATCAGATCAGCGCTGGCGCTGCTGTTCAGCGTTCCTGAACGACATTTCTCTGCCGACCTGGTCAAATGATCGGTACGACAGGGCTTCGCCTAGGTGCTGAGACTTCACCACCTGGGTTCCCTCCAGATCCGCCAGGGTGAGGGCGACCCGCAGCAGCCGCTCTCCAGCCCGGGCGCTCAGGCCCCGTCGAGCGATGGCCTGTTGCCAGAGCCTCTTCGAGCCTGGACTCAGCTCCACCAGGGTCCTGAGACTCGCGCCCTGAAGCTGTCCATTGGGCTGACCACCGGGATTGCGGCGCGCCATCCTCTGCCGAGCCCTCATCACCCGCGTCGCCACCACCGCCGTGCTCTCGGGACTGTCCTTCGGCCCGGCTGGCCGGGCTGCTCCCAGGCCGAAGCTGCGCACCAGGTCACCTGGGTCCAGACGCCCCATCACCACCTGCAGATCGAGGCGGTCAAGCAGGGGTCCCGACAGCCGCGACCAGTAGCGCCGCCGCTGGGCCTCGCCGCAGCAGCAGGTCCGCTCCGGATCCCCGAACCAGCCGCAGGGACAGGGGTTGGTGGCCGCCACCAGTGCCGCGCGGCAGGGAAAGCGATTCTGCTGACGTGAGCGGCTGATCCACACCTCCCCCTCCTCCAGGGGTTGGCGCAGCTGCTCGAGCACCTCGCGGCGAAACTCCGCCAGTTCATCGAGGAAGAGCACGCCATGGTGGGCCAGCGACAGCTCCCCGGGTCTCGGCGTGGCGCCACCGCCCACCAGGGCTGTGGCCGTGCAGCTGTGGTGGGGAGCCCGGAAAGGCCTTGAGCCGATCAGGCCGCCACCCTCCGGCAGCAGTCCAGCCACGGAATAGAGCTGGGTCAGCTCCAGGGCCTCCTGGCGGGGCAGGGGCGGCAGCAGACCCGCCAGGCGCCGCGCCAGCATCGTTTTGCCGCTGCCCGGTGGACCCACCAGCAGCAGGTGGTGGCCTCCGGCCGCGGCGATCTCCAGGGCACGCCGGCCGTGGGCCTGACCGATCACCTCAGCCAGGTCGGGCTGCTTCGCCTCCGGCTGCGTCAGGGCGGGTGCCGGAGCCGGAATGCCCTGCGCATCCGCCAGCCAGCCCATCAGCTGCGCCAGATCAGACGCCGGCCACACCTCCAGCCCCGCAACCAGCGCTGCCTCGCCGCCATTGGCCTGGGGCACCACCAGAGCTCTCGCTCCGGCACGTCTGGCGGCCAGGGCGAGAGCCATCACTCCACGCACCGGCCGCAGGCCGCCATCGAGGCCCAGCTCCCCGGTGCTCCAGATCCCCTGCATGTGCTCGGGCGAGAGCTGGCCCGAGGCCAGCAGCAGCCCCAGGGCGATCGGCAGATCGAAACCCGGCCCCTCCTTACGCAGATCCGCCGGGGCCAGGCTGACGATCACCCGGGTGAGGGGCATGCGGAAGCCGCTGTTGCGCAGGGCGGCCCGAACCCGCTCACGGGACTCGCGCACGGCCGCTTCCGCCAGACCGACGATCTGGAGCCCCGGCAGACCGGGGGCGATGTCCACCTCCACCGCCACCTCCCTGGCCTCCAGGCCCTGCAGGGTGGCGCTGCTGCAGCGTGCCAACATCGGCGCTCAGGCGTCCGGACACCCAGTCAGTGCCCCGCCTGTCTCACCCCCCCACCCGTTGCCGTTCAAGGCGGAGGCGTCATGGCTGAGAGCGACACGATTTTCGGGCGCATCCTGCGGGGCGAGATTCCCTGCGATCAGGTGCACGCCGATGAGCATTGCCTGGCCTTCCGTGACATCCAGCCCCAGGCGCCTGTGCACGTGCTGGTGATTCCGCGCGAGCCGCTGGTGAACCTGGCCGACGCCGAACCCCGCCACCAGGCCCTGCTGGGCCATCTGCTGCTGGTGGCGGCTCAGGTGGCGAAGCAGGAGGGGCTGAGCGGCTGGCGCATGGTCATCAACAACGGCGCCGAGGCCGGACAGACGGTCTTTCATCTGCATGTGCACGTGATCGGCGGCCGGCCCCTGCTCTGGCCCCCCGGCTGACGCCCGCCAGCGGCGACAATGAGCCGACTTGCAGCCGTTCATGCGTCCCCTCAAGGCCCTTCGCGAGCAGTTGGCCAAGCTGCAGCGCCTGGCCCAGCCCTACTTCCTGCCGCTGGATGAGGGGAATCGCGGCAGCGGCCAGTTCCTGCTGCTGGTGATCGCCCTGCTGGCGGTGGTGGTCGGGCTCACCCTGCTGCTGCTCACCGGGACGGTGGCCGCCGCCGGTGCCTGGATCCCCGACCTGCGCAGCCGCTTCCTGCCAGGGGTCCCCGAGCAGGTGGCGGCGATCTGGAACGGACCGATCGGCGTGGTCGTGATGGTCCTGTTCGCCGCCGGCCTCAGCTGCTTCGTGGCTCTGCGCGGCAAGCTGCGCCAGGGACGCTGGCTGCCCTGGCTGCTGCTCGGGGTGATCGCCCTGCTGATCCTGGTGATCAATGGCATCAACGTCGGCATCAGCTACATCGCCCGGAACATCGACAACGTTCTGGTGGCCTACAAGGAGGAGGAGTTCTGGAAGATCGTCGCGATCTACGCCTTCTGCCTGGTGCTGGCCCTGCCGATCCGCGCCATCCAGAGCTACCTGATCCCCAAGCTGGGCCTGATGTGGCGGGAATGGCTCAGTGGTCGCATGCTGGGCCGCTACCTCACCAACCGGGCCTACTACGTTCTCAATCCCAACGACGAGAGCATCGAGGAGATCGACAACCCGGACCAGCGGATCTCCCAGGACGCGGCCAGCTTCACGGCCACCAGCCTGAGCGTGACGGTGGAAATCATCGCCGCCCTGCTCACCTTCTTCAGTTTCATCATCGTTCTCTGGAGCATCAACCAGACCCTGGCCCTCTGGCTGCTGGCCTATTCGGTGGGGGGAACGGCCCTGATCGTGTTCGCCAGCCGCAAGCTGGTCAACCTGAACTATCAGCAGCTCAAGCTGGAGGCCGACTTCCGCTACGGCCTCGTCCACATCCGCGACAACGCTGAATCGATCGCCTTCTACCGGGGGGAGCGCCAGGAGCAGAAGGAGGGTGAACGCCGCCTCGACGGGGTCATCGTCAACTACAACCGGCTGATCATCTGGGAAGCCCTGATCCAGGTGATCCAGCGCTCGTACGACTACTTCTCGCGCTTCCTGCCCTGGCTCGTGATCGCGCCGATCTACTTCGCCAAGCAGGTGGACTTCGGGGTCTTCGGCCAGGCCAGCATCGCCTTTTCCCAGGTGCTGTTCTCGGTCAGCTACATCGTCAACAACATCGACCGGCTGGCCGCCTTCTCCGCCTCCATCAGCCGTCTCGAGGGCTTCCAGGGCAAGGTGGAGGCGATCAATGCCGAGATGGCCGAGTTCGTGGCCGCCGAGCAGGCCTCCGCCGGAGGCGCCATGGGTGCCGCAGCCGCAGCCGTGCGTCCCGAGTCGATCCTGGTGAGCCACGTGGATCTGGTGCCGCCCCGCACCAGCCGCCTGCTGGTGAGCGATCTCAGCCTGGAGGTGACAGCCCACCAGAGGCTGCTGGTGGTCGGGCCTTCGGGCTGCGGCAAGACCTCCTTCCTGCGGCTGGTGAGTGGGCTCTGGCCTCCGGCCGCCGGCCATGTGCAGCGCCCGCCGGTGGGTGAGCTGATGTTCATTCCCCAGAAGCCCTACATGCTGCTGGGCAGCCTGCGGGAGCAGCTCTGCTACCCCCAGCCCACCGATCGCTTCAGCGACGACCAGCTGCGCCACGTGCTCGAGGAGGTGCGCCTGCCCGAACTGGTGAGCCGCTACCCCGATCTGGACATCAAGCAGGACTGGCCCCGGTTGCTCTCGCTCGGCGAGCAGCAGCGTCTGGCCTTCGCCCGGCTGCTGCTCAACTCCCCCCGCTTCGTGGTTCTCGACGAGGCCACCAGCGCCCTTGACGTGGCCACCGAGAAGGCCCTCTACGAGCTGCTGGTGGAGCGGGAGATGGCTTTCGTGAGTGTGGGTCACAGGCCCACCCTGGTGGCCTTCCACGACACCGTGCTCGAGCTCGACGGCCAGGGCGGCTGGCGGCTGCTGCCCGCCGCCGGTTATGACTTTGGCCGCAACCGTGAGCCCTGATGACATCCCCTGTCCCTGCCGGTGACCCTGAGGTCGTTCCAGCCACCAGTGCCACCACCTCCGAAGTGCCGGCGTTCGGCTGGAGCAGCTACGCGGAGCGGGTGAACGGGCGCTTCGCCATGCTCGGCTTTGCCGCCGTGCTGCTGATTGAGGCACTCAGCGGCGACACCTTCCTGCACTGGGCGGGCCTCGTGCCCTGAGTCTCAGGGGAGCTCGATCAGGTCCACCTGCCAGAGGCCGCCGCGGCTGACCTGAACAGCCAGCACGCGTCCATCCGCGCCCAGCTGCACCTGCCGGGGGACTCCCGGCGGATCCAGCGGCAGCGGCTGCAGACCCGCCCTGCTGCGGAGGTAGAGCACCAGTTCGGTGCGGCCGTCCCGCTGGCGGATCAGCGCGATCCGCTCACCGCTGGCATCGACACTGACGTTCAGGGGCTGGGCGTCGGGCCGGTTCAGGCCCTGCAGGGGGACGGGCCGGTTCTGATCCAGGTCGATCAGCTCAACCCGCTCGCGTCCGTCACGCCCGCTGATCAGGGCCAGCCAGCGGCCGCTCAGAGAGGGATCGCGGTTGCTGCCGTTCTGCTCCAGCCGTTGGTTGACGGCTGGCAGGGGCCGCAGTGGTGTGGCCGCGCAGGCGGTGAGCAGGCCGGCGGCCAGCAGGGTCAACGCCAGCTGTGCCAGCCCCTGCCGGGGGGCACCTGACTCAGTCCTCCCCTGGGGTGTCATGGCGTTGCTCCGGCCGGCGTGCGCAGCAGCACTCCGGCCGGCGGATCGACCTCCAGCACCCCCCCCAGCTCGAACACCTCCACCCGCCAGCGGCCGGCGGATACCAGTTGCAGGGCGAGGCGCTGGCCGTCGGGCGCCAGGCTCAGTCGCACCGGTTCGCGCCCGCCCGGCAGGGGCAAGGGCAGCAGCCGGTCGGTGAGGCGATCTTCGATCACCGCCAGGCGCCTGTCGCCCCGCTGCACGATCAGGGCCAGGTAGCGGCCTCTCCAGCTCAGGGAGGGGGAGCTGTGGGGCTGCCAGCGGTTGAGGTGGCGCAGAGGCAACACCCGTCCGGTGGCGCGTTCCTGGAGAAGAACGGTGGAGCGACCCTGTCGTTCGATCACGCTGGCCAGCAGACGACCATCACCGCTGAGGGCTGGATCCTGGCGGCTGAGGCTCGACGACCAGCCAGGGCCAGGAGCTGGCCGGGTTCGGCGGGCCCACGGCAGGGAGCATGCACTCAGAAGAACCGCCAGGACCGCCGCCGTCACCGTCAGTGAGCGGGGCCTCGGCAGGGTGATCAGCTGTCGAAACGGGAGGTGTTGTCCCGGGGCCGGCTGCTGGAAGGGGTGGGCCTCAGCGGGGTGTAGTCGGCATCGCTCACGGGGGTGCCGGTGGGGGTGGAACCGGCACCAGAACCGGAGCTGGTCGTGGTGCTGGGGCGGTTGCGGATCGGAGTGCCCTGGGGGACGCCAGGGGGAGTGCCCGATGCCGGATCCGTGCCGCCGGCCGGGCCGGGCCGGCGGCTGGAGCGAGGCATGGTCTCGGCGCTGGGCACCGGACGGCTGCCGCGACGGGGCTCGATGCCGCTGTCGCGCTCCCGCCGGCGGGAACCGAAGGCCGGGCCTGAGGGTGCCGTGCTGGATGGCGCGGTGCTGGAGATCCCGGCCCTGCGGGTGCTGTAGGCGTCGGGCTCGCGTCGGGGGCTGGTTTCAGGAGCGTCCCAGGAGCTGTCGCCTGCCGGGCGGCGGCTGGTTTCAGGAGCGTCCCAGGAGCTGTCGCCTGCCGGGCGGCGGCTGGCGGCACGCTCGGGAATGGCAGGACGGGCGGCCTCACGACGGGGGCGGTAGAAGCTGGGTTCGTCGTCCGCTTCCTCGTTGAGGGGGGAGCGGATCCGCCGGCGCAGGGGCTGGGGCTCCTCGAAGCGCTCCATGTCGTCATCCCAGCCGGGACGCCCGCCGACCCTGGGCCTGGCGGGCATGGGCTCGTCGTCGTCGAAGTAGGAGGAGCGCCGTGCCTGCTCGGTGGTGACGCCCCGCAGGCGCACGCTTTCGTAGGCGAAGAAGACGGTGGTTCCCGCCAGCAGGAACTGGCCGAACTGAAGGATCGGATCGAGCCGCCAGCCCTGGAAGAAGAGAATCCCGCCACAGAGCAGACCCACGGCGGCGAAGAAGACGTCGTAGTCGCGGGCGAGGGCAGGCTTGAAGCTCCTCATGAAATAGAGGAACGCACCACCGACGGCCAACACGATGCCGACGATGCTGGCCCAGTTCAGGCTGGCATTGACCACGTCTGAAACCTCAGGCGAACGACTTGTTCCGTCCGCCAGGGGTGAACGGCAGTTCCAGTTTAGGGACCTGGAACGGAAGAATCAGCGGCAGCTCAGAGCTTGCGGTCGACCTGGTCGTTCTGGCTGATCAGCACCAGGGCGATGGTGATCGGAATCACCACGATCAGCGCTCCGTACACGAGGCTGCTGAGGAAGTTGGAGAGGGATGGGGTCATGGCGCCATGGGATCCGCACCGGATCTTAGGCAGCGGTGCCCGCTTCCTACGATGGGACCACCGCTGCTTACCGCTTTGTGACGGCCGTCTCCGTGCTGGTCTCTGCCCTGCCGGTGCTCCACACCGCGCTGGCTCTGGGCCTGGCGGCCTGGACCCTGCTGTTCCTGTTCCGCATCGTGCTCACCTGGTACCCACAGGTGGATCTGAACCGCGGGGCGATGCGCCTGATCGGCTGGCCCACCGAGGGGCTGTTGCGCTTCAGCCGCCGGCTGATTCCCGCCATCGGCGGCGTCGATGTGACCCCGGTGATCTGGGTGGGGCTGATCAGCCTGCTCAGGGAGCTGGTGGTGGGACAGCAGGGGCTGCTCACCCAGGTGCTGCGTCAGAGCCAGTCCATTGTCTGAGTGCGTCCATGGCCATGGCCTGAAGCCGGCGGTTCGTCGCCGGGTCAGCCGCGCGGATCAGCAGGCGGCAGCATCTCCTGCTCCACGAACTTGGTGTGGACATCGCCGCTCTGGAACTCGGGCCGATCCAGCAGGGCGAGGTGGAACTCGATCGTGGTGGGGATACCGGTGATCGCACATTCGCTCAGGGCCCGGCGCATGCGCTTGACGGCCGCCTCGCGATCGAGCCCCCAGACAATCAGCTTGCCGATCAGCGAGTCGTAGAAGGGGGGGATTTCGTAGCCTGTATAGACGTGGCTGTCGACCCGCACGCCCGGCCCCCCCGGTGGCAACCAGCCGGTGATCCGGCCCGGGGCCGGCCGGAAGTTCTGCTGCGGGTCTTCGGCATTGATGCGGCATTCGATCGCATGGCCGCGCAGCTGCACGTCCTCCTGGCGCATGCTCAGGGGCTCGCCCCCGGCGATGCGCAGTTGCTCGGCGATCAGATCAAAGCCGGTGACCATCTCCGTGACGGGATGCTCCACCTGGATGCGGGTGTTCATCTCCATGAAATAGAAGCTGCCGCTGCGATCCACGAGGAACTCCACGGTGCCCGCGCCCTCATAGGTGATGCTGCGGGCTGCCGCCACCGCCGCCTCGCCCATGCGCCGTCGCAGCTCAGGATCCAGCGCCGGACTGGGGGCTTCCTCCAGCAGCTTCTGGTGTCGGCGCTGGATCGAGCAGTCGCGCTCGCCCAGGTGC from Synechococcus sp. CBW1107 encodes the following:
- the rpsU gene encoding 30S ribosomal protein S21, which gives rise to MTQVTVGENEGIESALRRFKRQVSKAGIFADLKRLRHHETPTEKYKRKAQQRRRRR
- a CDS encoding histidine triad nucleotide-binding protein; this encodes MAESDTIFGRILRGEIPCDQVHADEHCLAFRDIQPQAPVHVLVIPREPLVNLADAEPRHQALLGHLLLVAAQVAKQEGLSGWRMVINNGAEAGQTVFHLHVHVIGGRPLLWPPG
- a CDS encoding DUF3747 domain-containing protein, translated to MRVAPLPLLLRSFSTLLSPLPAVLVLGVAAAGPVAAQGALFSARDLDQSKFVMVAAPIGDGLRAQLNIYEQVSDRRPCFSTNGSSPTRVEPLLATFDFTGICSRYMDGNGYSLRVGGSDLGTVYRLSVVRQGSDNILLAAPGRNQAGPEVVVARTQGHSDGFLLFVPEPGWKLMRRHFGNRALGHVYLYRETWPGQEAAQSEAQAPAATTTSGQAPATSPPAVSPAPATPVTLSPIPSSKAQP
- the def gene encoding peptide deformylase, producing the protein MASSFAKMARQAEQTSRTVQVPKQVLDTPPLTIHRLGDQVLRQPAKRISKVDESVRELARDMLRSMYSAHGIGLAAPQVGVHKQLLVIDLDPENPATPPMVLVNPELNATSAALNTYEEGCLSIPGVYLSVVRPSEAEVSYRDEQGRPRRIKADGLLARCILHEMDHLKGVLFVDLVSDELSLNEELKDHGFRRDDVHSQR
- a CDS encoding YifB family Mg chelatase-like AAA ATPase, with protein sequence MLARCSSATLQGLEAREVAVEVDIAPGLPGLQIVGLAEAAVRESRERVRAALRNSGFRMPLTRVIVSLAPADLRKEGPGFDLPIALGLLLASGQLSPEHMQGIWSTGELGLDGGLRPVRGVMALALAARRAGARALVVPQANGGEAALVAGLEVWPASDLAQLMGWLADAQGIPAPAPALTQPEAKQPDLAEVIGQAHGRRALEIAAAGGHHLLLVGPPGSGKTMLARRLAGLLPPLPRQEALELTQLYSVAGLLPEGGGLIGSRPFRAPHHSCTATALVGGGATPRPGELSLAHHGVLFLDELAEFRREVLEQLRQPLEEGEVWISRSRQQNRFPCRAALVAATNPCPCGWFGDPERTCCCGEAQRRRYWSRLSGPLLDRLDLQVVMGRLDPGDLVRSFGLGAARPAGPKDSPESTAVVATRVMRARQRMARRNPGGQPNGQLQGASLRTLVELSPGSKRLWQQAIARRGLSARAGERLLRVALTLADLEGTQVVKSQHLGEALSYRSFDQVGREMSFRNAEQQRQR
- a CDS encoding prolyl oligopeptidase family serine peptidase, which gives rise to MVGRTPRIKEPQLHRGRLFWLEQRPAEQGRTTLMMRPSPTAEAIELTPGDWNLRSRVHEYGGGVVAVDRGPAGASAGGPVVVVNDRDRCLWRLETERPSAQPMRLTEPGERAFADGLIDGRRRRWIGVMEAGGLDQLVAVPLEGGEPQLLRQALDFCGYAVLSPDGGRLAWVEWQQPHMPWERSQLWLADVLPGGELGPARLIAGSGTAGQPAACSVFQPLWLANGDLVVANDRHGWWNLERLEATGAGAWQRLLPMEAEFGMPQWVYGMLTTAWDGRQLVAAACVQGRWQLGRVLLNTRDPDGGTEPALARWEPIPCPFDDLEGLWAENGQLVAVAADASTEAGLLSLDLARGRWRHQAAADLAGVPAAVRRPLAHSIPADGGQPAEALWFEGYGGRPTHAWYHPPQGGGNAGAPLLVKGHSGPTGMAGTGLNPAIQYWTSRGWGVVDVNYGGSTGFGRAYRERLDGLWGVVDVADCSAAARALVATGRASPERIAIEGGSAGGFTVLAALCFSDVFRAGACRYAVADLASLADSSHRFEARYLDGLVGPWPAARAIYEARSPLHHAERIRCPVIFFQGLEDKVVPPAQTERIVEALVQNRIPVELHRFPGEGHGFRSGTVQIEVLEATEAFFRKHLAL
- a CDS encoding sodium/glutamate symporter, which codes for MPFIPVSVRILVEAVETPAVALVALGLVLVVGRSLGDVLGLRHWGIPEALLAGVLGLLVAPAGLVPLLSQPVIDIWDQLPMVLLTLVFATLLLAKPLPRPAGLWRPLSAQVLLALTLAFGQYLVGGLVVLLVLQPLLGVHPLMACLIEVAYEGGHGSAAAMGASYASLGFEGGEALGLAMATVGLLISTVVGGLVVVLARSRGWLMGGSTIASGVANPPEPEEGVTPQQAEALAAQAEPPLPPPPELRLSALALNLALTGLAVAFGVVALAGLRRVADHVGGGLAMVVDVFPVFPLALVGSLLVRWLLERSGKDHWVSTRVQNRLGTVSADLLITAATACLDLTLLAHDWMSLTALALAGLAWNLGVLLLLAPRILPSAWFERGIIEFGQATGVAASGLLLLRMADPLDRSEALQPFSIKQLLLQPIVAGGVITVVAPLAVSSWGLPAWTGLCLALVLLWGGLGLALMAGSRSPA